The following DNA comes from Ignavibacteria bacterium.
CGATATCCTGATCACGTTGTTGCCGGTCAGTTTGAAAATGATTCAAGCATAAGTGTCCTATTCACTACTTCTAACGGAGGTATGAACTGGCTGCGGCAAGGTATTCCATTTACAACAGAATATACCATTTTTGATGTAAGTATTAAAGACCCGGCTCATATATATGCAGGAATGAATTGTCCGGGTATTAATTGCGGTAGTCTGCGTTATTGGTACACTTCAAACGGAGGAGATAACTGGTTGATAAAAGATATTTCATTGGTCTCAAATAATATGTGGATCTTAGCCCCGGTATTCAATATAAATAATACAACCGGATTTTTGTTTGCCCCGGGTTTTAATGTGTACAGATTTAAATCAATAAATGCAGGAATAAATTGGAGTTCCCCTGAGTACTTTTCGAGCGGTAATACTGAGGGCTTTGTCGGAATAAAAAATATTGACAGCACTCAAACTTGGTTTTCCGCTTCAGGGTTGAAAATATATAAAACTACTAATGATGGTGTTAACTGGAATGAAATGAATATTCCTATAGCAGCCGGGGAAAATATTTTCACATTTGATTTCATCAGGGTTGGAAACAAATATTATGGTTATTTAAGTACGGATAAAGGCAAGATTTACAGGCTTGTTGAATCTATTTTTCCAATCGGCATAACCCCCATTTCCACAGTAATTCCAAAATCATATTCACTGAATCAGAATTACCCAAACCCGTTTAATCCGGTTACAAAGATAAGGTTTAATTTGCCGCACTCTGGTTATGTGAAGTTGAGCATTTACGACGCATTAGGTAAAGAGGTAAGTTTACTTGTGAACGAAAATCTCCAGGCGGGTGTATACGAAACTGACTTTGATGCATCAAACATTCCAAGCGGTGTGTATTTTTACAGGCTTGAGGCTGTTGACCCATTGACTCCCAACCCTCATGAGGGCAAGACGCTCATCGTGACAGAAACAAAGAAAATGGTGTTAATTAAATAGTTCAGAAACTAATTTGTTTTTTTAAAAGCCGCATTTAATGCGGCTTTTTTTATTTCCCTCCAATAGGCTGTTGTGGTATTAAGTTCAGGTTGATATTACAACTGTCCTTCGACTCCGCTCAGGACGACAAATAAATCCTTCCTCGCAAAACAGGAAAATTTTAGATTGAAATTGACTTTAATATACTTCTTTATTCGTGATCTCGGCGGCAATGCCTTCCAAAAGATTTTTCATAGAAGCGGAATTTTTTATCTTGTAATCATTATCAGTTTTAACCGTCTCAATTTTGAATTCCGGGCCTGAATTCATAACAATTTTAATTACCTCGCCATTTGCCGGATCAACGCTTATAGTATAATCTTTTTTTACTTTTTTGAATTTGGTTATCCTGGCAATTTCATTTTCCAGCGCGCCTCTGCCTGATTTACGCATTTTTTCACCCAGCGAGTTATAGTGTGCCTGCAGCTCGGGACTCAGAATATTCCACGCTTTTGTCATATCACGCTGTTCTGCAGCTATTATAAATGCCACAACTGCGCCATCGGGTGTTTCGTGAATATTCTTGCAGCCGTTTAATGTGAACATCACTGTAATAAGCACGAATACCTTTAAAACTAACGGGAATTTAATATTTTTCATTGTTTTCATTTTCGTTGTAATACATCATTTATTTCTGTAAATTTACAAATATATTTTATCATTTTTAGCAATAATATGAAAATTAAATTCCTGAAGGCAGCAGGCTTACTATTGATTTTATGTAACTTAACCTTTTCACAGAATCCGGGTGATGTTGCATTAAATGAAATTATGTACGCGCCAACACCTGCAGCCAATGAATGGTTTGAGCTTTATAATAATACATCAGCGCCTTTCAACATGGCTAACTGGAAATGGAAGGACGCAACAGCTACAATAAGAACAATTACCACACAGAATATAGATCTGCCTGCAAGCGGTTACGCTGTTATTTGCCAGGATACTTCAGCTTTCAGAACAGCTTATCCGGGATTTACAGGTTTGCTCATTCAATCAACCGGATGGAGCTCATTAAATAATACAGGCACAGAAAACCTGATAATATTCAATGCATCAAATGTTGTTGTTGATTCAATTCAGTTCACAAATACATGGGGCGGAGGAACAGGCAGCCGCTCACTTGAAAGAATAAGCCCGACGGCTCCGACAAATCAGCAGAGCAACTGGGGTACATCTATTGCATCAGCGGGGGCAACACCCGGTTTGCGTAACAGCCTTTCACCGCTTGCCAATGACCTGGTGCTGAATATACTTTCATTCAGTAATAATAATCCCGTAATAGGTAATAACCTGCAGATAACTGCAAATGTTAAGAACCGTGGAACAGTAACTGCCAACACTTACAGCGTATCGTTTTATGATGATTACAATAAAGACGGAAATCCAACCCCGAATGAATTAATTAATACCGTTAATTCATCTTCACCGTTAAATTCGGGTGACTCTATTAACTACAATACTTCTAAAGTAATGGACTCACTTGGACTAAGGCAATTTATTACCGTGGTCACTTACGCACCTGATGAAGATACATCAAATAATAAACGCACGGGAACTGTAACAGTAATACCAGGCGGCGGCGGATTTGATTCACTGGTAATAAATGAAATTATGTACGCCCCCACAACCGGAACAGGAAAGGAATGGTTTGAAATTTACAACAAGTCATCAAATCCCGTTAACCTTGCCAACTGGAAATGGAAGGACGCAACTTCAACACAGCATACAATTACAACACAGGCTGTAAATATTCCCGCAAACGGATTTGCCGTGGTGTGTGAAGATTCAGCCGCAGTGAAGCTGTTCTATCCCAATAATCCGGGTATTTACCTGCAATCAACAGGATGGAGCGCATTGAATAACACAGGTGATAACCTTGTGCTGTTCAATTCAACCGGTACAATTATTGATAGTATCACATTCACCTCGTCATGGGGCGGAAGCGCAAATAATAAGTCACTGGAAAGAGTATCATACACAGCGCCAACAAATCAGCAGAGCAACTGGGGAACGTGTGTATCAACTATTGGAGCTACTCCGAACAAAGTTAACAGCTTAACCCCAAAGCCAAACGATCTTGCGCTGAACAAAATAACATTCAGCCGCACTTTGCCTGCACTTGGTGATACGCTTGGGATCATAGCGCAGGTTAAAAACAGGGGACTCAATTCCGCGCCATCTTACTCTGTATCATTTTATGATGATTACAATAAGGATAGTATTGCAACTCCTAATGAGCTTAAATCCACTGTGAATTCAACCGGTGTGTTGAATGCAGGTGATTCCGTAAACATAACATACTCGCAGATACTCGATAGTGCAGGCTTGCGCCAATACATTGCAGTTGTGAATTACGGCGCTGATGAAGATACAAGCAATAACAAATATGTAGCTTCAATTGAAGTTGCAGGTGGCTCAACTGCAGGCAGAGTTATAATAAATGAAATTATGTATGACTTCCCGGCGGGTGAGTGTGAATGGGTGGAAATATTCAATAACTCAGATTCTGTTGTAAACTTAAAGAACTGGAAAGTTTCAGATAACAGCTTAACACAGGTTAATATTACAGCAAATGATTACTTCCTTAACCCGCAAAGTTATGCCGTTATTTCGCAAAGCGGCGCAATATTTACAAACCATCCTTCAATAGATTCCGCAAAAGTAATTATCAATTCATCATTCCCATCGCTTAATAACACCGGCGACGCGGTTATTATTTACAAAATTAACGGCGCTGTTTCTGACAGAGTTGATTTCCTGCCGGAATGGGGCGGTGATAATTCATCGCTAGAGCGTATAGATATTAACGGTGTATCAAATGATTCAAGCAACTGGGCAAGCTCAATAGCATGTGAAAGGTCAACACCGACTTTAATAAATTCAATTTCAGCAGCGGTACATTACCATAGAAATGATCTTATAATTAATGAAATAATGGCAGCTCCGCTTACGGGACAGCCTGAGTATATTGAGCTTTACAATCCTACTGCCAATAATATTAATATAGTTGGCTGGCTGCTTTCTGAATCAAGCGGATCAAAAGGAATTACTGATACATGTTCGGCTATCATAAAACCGGGAATGTATGCAGTTATTGCAGCTGATACAAATATCTATAACGCCTTCCCGTACTTAAGAACACCTGACAGCACTCAGAAAGTATTTATACCGGGATCCTTAAACTTAAGCAATGAAGGTGACCTTGTTAAAATTGCCGATGTGTTCAGAACAATGATAGACAGTGTGTATTATTCCGATAACTGGTATAATCCAAACCTGCCGGGTTCAGGCAGATCGCTAGAAAAGATAAATCCCGCACTTAACGGCAATGACGGTAAGAACTGGAGCAGCTGTACTTTCCCC
Coding sequences within:
- a CDS encoding T9SS type A sorting domain-containing protein, producing MKRILIYVFILLISKPTAAQWVLDYQFANSTTGVTSISVIDSNYVWFVAIDSINNRQIYKKENQALSTVNSSGIYRPNKLIAVNKDTAYMNAVNGRLYRTNNSGNNWLIIRDSVLFGYTYSIDVRYPDHVVAGQFENDSSISVLFTTSNGGMNWLRQGIPFTTEYTIFDVSIKDPAHIYAGMNCPGINCGSLRYWYTSNGGDNWLIKDISLVSNNMWILAPVFNINNTTGFLFAPGFNVYRFKSINAGINWSSPEYFSSGNTEGFVGIKNIDSTQTWFSASGLKIYKTTNDGVNWNEMNIPIAAGENIFTFDFIRVGNKYYGYLSTDKGKIYRLVESIFPIGITPISTVIPKSYSLNQNYPNPFNPVTKIRFNLPHSGYVKLSIYDALGKEVSLLVNENLQAGVYETDFDASNIPSGVYFYRLEAVDPLTPNPHEGKTLIVTETKKMVLIK
- a CDS encoding lamin tail domain-containing protein, which produces MKIKFLKAAGLLLILCNLTFSQNPGDVALNEIMYAPTPAANEWFELYNNTSAPFNMANWKWKDATATIRTITTQNIDLPASGYAVICQDTSAFRTAYPGFTGLLIQSTGWSSLNNTGTENLIIFNASNVVVDSIQFTNTWGGGTGSRSLERISPTAPTNQQSNWGTSIASAGATPGLRNSLSPLANDLVLNILSFSNNNPVIGNNLQITANVKNRGTVTANTYSVSFYDDYNKDGNPTPNELINTVNSSSPLNSGDSINYNTSKVMDSLGLRQFITVVTYAPDEDTSNNKRTGTVTVIPGGGGFDSLVINEIMYAPTTGTGKEWFEIYNKSSNPVNLANWKWKDATSTQHTITTQAVNIPANGFAVVCEDSAAVKLFYPNNPGIYLQSTGWSALNNTGDNLVLFNSTGTIIDSITFTSSWGGSANNKSLERVSYTAPTNQQSNWGTCVSTIGATPNKVNSLTPKPNDLALNKITFSRTLPALGDTLGIIAQVKNRGLNSAPSYSVSFYDDYNKDSIATPNELKSTVNSTGVLNAGDSVNITYSQILDSAGLRQYIAVVNYGADEDTSNNKYVASIEVAGGSTAGRVIINEIMYDFPAGECEWVEIFNNSDSVVNLKNWKVSDNSLTQVNITANDYFLNPQSYAVISQSGAIFTNHPSIDSAKVIINSSFPSLNNTGDAVIIYKINGAVSDRVDFLPEWGGDNSSLERIDINGVSNDSSNWASSIACERSTPTLINSISAAVHYHRNDLIINEIMAAPLTGQPEYIELYNPTANNINIVGWLLSESSGSKGITDTCSAIIKPGMYAVIAADTNIYNAFPYLRTPDSTQKVFIPGSLNLSNEGDLVKIADVFRTMIDSVYYSDNWYNPNLPGSGRSLEKINPALNGNDGKNWSSCTFPNGGSPGLKNSIYTNTNFATGEISVSPNPFSPDGDGYEDFTIISYKLKNSVSQVRMKIYDVKGRLVKTIMNNQASGPEGQVVFNGIDDENRKLRLGIYVIFLEALNDQNGVVETIKSTLVVGAKL